The nucleotide sequence GATCATTAAAAGGTACATCGTTACATCATGGTACATATGGTTTAAGAGCATGTTCTTCAGTTAGAATTTCTGcaaatcaattatcttCTTGTCAAATGGCAGTTAGACGTAAAATAAAACCTGTAAAAGGTGCACAAATGTATTTAAGAGTTTTTCCAGATATACCAGTTTGTGTAAAAGGAAATGAACAACGTATgggaaaaggtaaaggttcttttgaatattgGAGTTGTAGAGTTAAACCTGGAAAAGTAATTATGGAAgttggaggtggtggaataagagaagaaattgcaAAAGCTGGTGAGTTGATTTTTTTGGGCATAAAGCCATGATGTGAAAGACAAGTCAATCttgatttcaaattatttgatatctAATTCGAAAAACTTATTCTTGGAATTGAAGTTGGAACTAAACTGatgtttttattttctCCCAGCTCTTAAACTTGCACAAGCTAGATTACCATTACAAACAGAATTCATAACTATTGATTCATCTCCACGACTTGgaaaattatcatctcaAGTACTTCAATCACCATCTTATGCTTTACCTATACCGAATCCCATAGTAGAATTGGATGCTAAGAATGAAGGTAGAGCAAAAGATGTGGTTTTGcaaagggaagaagaacaaatagAGGAATTGAGCAGGAAATTAGAAGGAGCTTTGCTTCATGACATCACAAATTCATCACACAAGGGTGTCGAGGTTTGAGTATATTGACATGCAGGTATTCATAGATGCATTCAATGTCATCTGTTCATGTTGTCAAGGAGTTTCGCTATGTTTTTGCCATATTCAATGCTGTGTACTCGGGCAATTATGTATGCAAAGTAGCTCTCTCATACTCATGAATTGCAATTAAGTCTTCCTGTCAAAATCAGTATTCGTGAAGCTTGTCTTAGTATAGGTTTTGTTGgcattatcatcatcactacTTTTGCTAATTGTCTTGTGTTGCTGTTCCCCCTCTTGCGCGATAGATGACAAATTACCACCATTCCCGTCTTATTAGAACACCCGATGCatgaaagatgagattAGGTATTTAATGAATCCTCTCTGTATCCCATACTGAATTTGTAGCGAATTCTTTTGGCGCTATAGGATCGGTCTAAGGCATGGTAAAAAAGAATCATTAGTTAAACAACGACATCTGGAAGTCGAGCAAATATAAAACGTCTGAGCCAAGATACCCAAGAGTATCTAAAAGAGTTAATTTTAAGATGGAAATTCACAAACTCACACTTTGTCCTCTTAATGAACCTGTTAATCGCCTATCTCGttccatcatcattgatTCCCAACTATCAAGATTATATCGTGGTGGCTAAGAGTAAAATATTCGCATCTATTAGCCCACcatctttttttattaaaCAAAAGATACGATTTCTCTACTGTGATTAGGCaagttttaaaaattcaCCTTTCCATCATTTGTTAATCGCTTAGCTGTGTTGAATAAAGTACCAGTTGCACCAAACATAACAGTCAAAAGACCTGTAATCGATGCATATTAGCTTTTTCTATTCCAGGACCTGATAATATTAGAAGAAGtcaaatttaccaaatgGCAATAAAGCCTACatagagaaaaagaaagattagcATTAATAGTCAATTGTACATCAGGGGGTTTGAAGGAATTTTATTCACCTCCCAAGGAACAGGCATTTTCtatattcttctaaagTTTTGAGTGGGGATAAAGGAGAGATAGGAATAGGTCGATAggaattgatgatattataTCCTTGTTTACGACTTTGATGTTTtgcttgatttgattcaagATTAATGAgatatcttgatattcattGGTGCTTGTCTTGTTACACTTATCGAACATAGATGAAGGATTAAATGGGTAATCGATTTAAGATATTTATACCAAGCCACGTGAGTAACATgtgatgaaatgatgaacaaAAGTCAATCAACCTAATGATGTTCGAGTCAGGCTTTATACAATGACAATAGATATTTGTTCATGCATATAAACAAATCAAGCTTATCTGATTCAACGCCATCCAAAGATCAGGTGAGGAAGACTGGtataaaacaaaaatgGCACCTAAGAAACAACCAGTCAAAATAGAATCAAAAACAGTAAGCTTGATTCTTTAAATTAATTCCTTCATCTAGACCTAAAAACTAAATTTCCATCTAATGTAGAAAGCAGATAATGTCGATGAAGCTCCACTTCAAGCTGTAGTACTTGCAGATTCATATAATAGAAGGTTTGAAGTTTTATGTCAAGATCAACCTAGAGTTTTATTACCTCTTTGTTCAACACCTTTATTAGCTTGGACTTTAGAATCTCTTAGTTTAAGTAAAGTTAAACAGGTTTTCGTATTTTGTGGAGTTCATGCAGAGAAAATCAGAGCATTTATCGAGTGAGTTTTCAGTTTCTGACTTACTGAGTCGTGTATTCTTAGCCATATATACTTTTAAGCTTTCATTGCATCCCCCTTCCTCAAGCGTCCAAGCATTTTAATCTCTCTTCCTCACATATGTAAAATAGCAATCTCTTTTATCGATTTCTGTTTCGCTCGTTTCTTCTAGGCCGCTATATTCCCAAGCCGttattattgaaagaatCTGACATTGCTTACCAGCTCGTCGCCATATAAGCACACTTTGGACATACAATGTCTTGCAAGTCAAACTGCTATGTCTGCTGGAGATGCCTTGAGAGAGTTAGATGATAGGAATGTAAGCTATTGATCAACCGCCTCAATTGCTCGCTTTCGTTGTCTTACTCACTATTATGCTCATTTCAGGTCCTGAACGCTGAAAATCCATTCATATTGGTGCATTCGCCCATCATATCAAACTACGACTTGTCAAAAATGGTAGAAGTACATAAAAAACGAAGAGAGGAAGAtaaaaatttcatcatgaCTATGGGTGTAGGATTGGGCGGAAGGTCTGtatcctttcttttaaaCTGGAAATCATGGTACTGATTATTTGGGCCTTTTGTAGACGACATCCTGAATCTCCGATCATGCTGGTCCACCCCCCTTCGTCCCGATTATtacattatcatcaaaaccCATTATCTCCCTCTGAACCACACGTATCTTTCCCTTCAGCTTTATTCTTAGATCCCTTCCCTACAGATATTGACACATACGAAGTATGGTCAGGTactccttcatcatcatctagCAGTCGAGGTGGATACAGAGATCTGGGAATCGATATCTGTGAAGCGGATGTACCAGCTTTATGTACTGAAAACTTTGATTATCATGATTTACGAAGGCACTTTGTCAATGGTGTTTTGACTTCCGAATTGTTAGGAAAGAAAATTGCCGTTCATGTAGTAGGAAAGGACGATATacaagatggtgaagaagagagtGGTGTCAAAACGGATAAAAGAAGTGGTAATGGTGGGACGTATGTAGAACGAATTAGAGATACTAGAACATTCGGCGAAATAACGTATGTTTTCACCTCTTTTACTCGTCACTTGGAGATAATTTGACTGACGTTAGCATGGACGTAGACGTGATGTGCTTCGACGTTGGGCGTTCCCTCTTGCTcctgataataatgaacCTGGAGGTGTGCAGTATGAGCTACGAGCTGGAAATGTATACATAGCGAAGGATAACGTTGTTCTGTCACGGTGAGCTGTGTTTAAGTCGTCGCACTCGATGAGCTATCAGCTGACTTACTTCGCATTTCATAGGACCACCACCTTGTCAGGTCCATTATTGATTGGCCCTCGTTCAGCCTTGGCCCACAATACCCACATACACCAGTCAACCCTTGGAGGAGATTGTAACGTTGGCCCCAGTACGACAATAACGCAATCGTACATATTCGATGATGTCCGAATAGGAGCGAATTGTACGATTCGAGAATGTGTTATTGGAGAAGGAGTGGTCATTGGAGATGATGTCAAAGTTGGCAAAGGAGCTTTGTTAGGTAACGGGGTTAGACTTGGTAAGGGAACACGAGTACCTGAATTCGCAAGGATTGGTCGGGAAAGGTACCAAGgtgatgattatgattcTGAGGAGGAAGACGAAGAGGACGATGAGGAGCGTGGTGAGTTCTCAGCCTCTGCTTGATGATCCCCGTTCTACCGTCCCAGCTAACGAGGACCTCCCCGCCAATCGCAGACCGACGATTGGAAGTTCTCGGAGAGGATTCAATAGGATACCTGTGGCcaaacgaagaagaagaacctCCGTCCGattctgaagatgaggGAGATGATCCTTATGAACATCCTAAAAACAAACAATTACTTCAACTCGGTCGACGTCTCTCTAATCTTTCAGCATCCAGTGTTTCCCTTTCAACATTATCGAAAGCTTCCTCTTCTGctgcttcttcacctttatcaataGCATCGTCAGCATCAACCTTACCAGACATTGCACCACTTGAAATAGACAGTGGACCTAGAGAAGAGTTCTATATTGAAGCAAGAGAAAGTTTAGCAAGAGCG is from Kwoniella pini CBS 10737 chromosome 1, complete sequence and encodes:
- a CDS encoding mitochondrial 54S ribosomal protein uL16m; its protein translation is MIGALTSILRPSSIASSSRNSLPFLPKPNPTINQQVRFRGQLAPKRTKYKKAAKGAPGTQIPIGGSLKGTSLHHGTYGLRACSSVRISANQLSSCQMAVRRKIKPVKGAQMYLRVFPDIPVCVKGNEQRMGKGKGSFEYWSCRVKPGKVIMEVGGGGIREEIAKAALKLAQARLPLQTEFITIDSSPRLGKLSSQVLQSPSYALPIPNPIVELDAKNEGRAKDVVLQREEEQIEELSRKLEGALLHDITNSSHKGVEV